A window from Rhodocyclaceae bacterium encodes these proteins:
- a CDS encoding restriction endonuclease subunit S, with the protein MSAASFKPLRDLCAFRHGGTPPKSNARFWAGDIPWVSPKDMKQAVIDCTTDYISAEAVENSATSIVPPGSILLVVRSGILAHSFPIAQVGRPVAFNQDIKAATPISDEVVPDYLYWFLRSESLNVVARGVKKGATVHSVQSGFIESLMVPLHSLEVQRSIVDLLTRAEGIVRLRREAQQTAAELIPAIFNDMFGDPETNPKNWPVVPMRELVNSFRYGTSQKSGSVGIPVLRIPNVVDGAIDITEVKLVSLKPAELERLRLLDGDLLFVRTNGNPEFVGRCSVYASRVLTAAGHDGGDCVYASYLIRARLADSRVSPVFLQAYLSSDRGRRLLRERAKTSAGQYNLNVEGLGSLPVPVVPGALQKAFCEHVQSIKSVMERQADALAKANASCNALLYRAFN; encoded by the coding sequence ATGAGCGCGGCAAGCTTCAAACCACTCCGTGATCTTTGCGCCTTCAGGCACGGTGGCACGCCTCCTAAGTCGAATGCCCGCTTTTGGGCAGGCGACATTCCATGGGTGTCACCGAAAGACATGAAGCAGGCTGTCATCGACTGCACGACGGACTACATCTCAGCCGAGGCGGTAGAAAACTCAGCAACGTCGATCGTGCCACCCGGCAGCATCTTGCTCGTCGTTCGCTCTGGAATCCTAGCGCACTCGTTCCCGATTGCGCAGGTCGGAAGGCCAGTAGCGTTCAATCAAGACATCAAGGCGGCCACTCCCATCAGCGATGAGGTCGTACCAGACTATCTATATTGGTTTCTCCGGTCGGAGTCTTTGAATGTCGTTGCGCGTGGAGTCAAGAAAGGCGCAACGGTACATAGCGTTCAATCGGGATTCATCGAGAGCCTGATGGTTCCGCTGCACTCGCTCGAGGTGCAGCGCAGCATCGTCGACCTGCTTACCCGAGCCGAAGGCATCGTTCGTCTGCGCCGCGAAGCCCAGCAGACAGCCGCCGAGCTGATCCCGGCGATTTTCAACGATATGTTTGGCGACCCAGAAACTAATCCGAAGAACTGGCCAGTAGTGCCGATGAGGGAGCTTGTTAATTCGTTCCGGTACGGAACGTCACAGAAGTCTGGATCCGTCGGGATACCTGTCCTGAGAATCCCGAATGTCGTCGACGGTGCGATCGACATAACTGAGGTGAAGCTCGTGTCATTAAAGCCGGCTGAGCTTGAGCGTTTGCGACTGCTGGACGGCGACCTACTGTTTGTTCGGACTAACGGAAACCCAGAATTCGTCGGGCGGTGCTCGGTTTACGCCAGCAGAGTTTTGACCGCTGCTGGGCATGATGGCGGCGACTGCGTCTACGCGTCCTATCTGATCCGGGCCAGACTGGCAGACTCGCGCGTTTCGCCCGTGTTTTTGCAAGCGTACTTGTCTAGCGACCGAGGAAGGCGACTCTTGCGGGAGCGGGCGAAAACCTCGGCGGGGCAATACAACCTAAATGTCGAAGGTCTCGGATCGCTACCGGTGCCCGTGGTTCCAGGGGCATTGCAAAAGGCGTTTTGCGAGCACGTTCAGAGCATTAAGTCGGTCATGGAACGACAGGCTGATGCGTTGGCAAAAGCAAATGCATCTTGCAACGCTTTGCTCTATCGAGCTTTCAACTGA